From a region of the Roseivirga sp. 4D4 genome:
- a CDS encoding ABC transporter permease, with the protein MLKKFGLWLFRGYCHPNYQEDILGDLDEYYESNISEKGRRYAEAKFLADVILLFRLSLLKKQLFRKQIIYTAMVKNIFKTALRVFWKERGYSAMNILGLTVGIAASMLLLLYVQSEKAVNGFHQDIDNIYQVMQHQTYPSEIYTYESNPGPLVTVFKDEMPEVDYMAAFTWTEEMLFVLNGEGYRETGRFASEDFFQIFDVEFIEGSKEGSLREPTDIYISESVKKRIFGNTNSLSKTIEVSAWGNFRIAGVFKDVPNESTIDFDFLMPYEVWRARNDWVEDWGNNGIRGIAKLKPGVDMDAFNTKILDYVDNKLPDEESIVTIFVQPFKDRYLYNNYENGVLSGGRVVYVKLFTAVAFFILLIAIINFMNLSTARSTKRAKEVGVKKVVGSTKTQLQLQFMVESVFLALISTALSGLLISAVIHPLNLLVGKEMSFSFLNWNQSTWLLSIGLGVGILAGIYPSFVLSGFKALSVLKGSFKTSGWSNGMRKGLVVFQFTISTILIISTLIIRSQMDYIKNKNLGYKKEHLLTIPVEGAMQSPSVREQLRSNILANTNFTHASFSVGSPINVGSSTSGGYSWEGKEGDHDNNFHIIRTDAAFVDTYGMEIIAGRDFDVNLATDTMNVIINEQTAKVMNVEDPLSVPVTFWGRTGRVVGIVKDFHFSSLHESIEPMVISYRPTFAISLTVRMTGQDIPESLKYLEGLVTEINPNHPFDYSFVDDGYEQLYQSESTIGILTDYFSGIAIFISLLGLFGLSSFAAEQRIKEIGVRKVLGANILNLIVLMSKGFLLLVGIGFVLAAPIGYSFMSNWLNTFEYSVKIGAPVFVLAAAISLLITILTVSYHALKAAYANPVKSLRYE; encoded by the coding sequence ATGTTAAAGAAATTCGGTCTTTGGCTCTTCAGAGGATACTGTCATCCCAATTATCAAGAAGACATTCTGGGTGACTTGGATGAATACTACGAATCAAATATTTCGGAGAAAGGAAGACGATATGCAGAAGCTAAGTTCTTAGCCGATGTCATATTGCTCTTTAGACTTTCTCTGCTCAAAAAACAACTCTTTAGAAAACAGATAATCTATACAGCTATGGTCAAAAACATCTTTAAAACAGCGTTGCGCGTCTTTTGGAAAGAACGCGGTTACTCAGCTATGAACATTCTCGGGCTTACAGTAGGTATTGCCGCTAGCATGCTCCTACTGCTCTACGTACAGTCTGAAAAAGCGGTCAATGGGTTCCATCAAGACATTGACAATATCTATCAGGTAATGCAACACCAGACATATCCTAGTGAGATTTATACTTACGAATCTAACCCTGGTCCTCTGGTTACTGTATTTAAAGATGAAATGCCAGAGGTCGATTATATGGCAGCATTCACTTGGACAGAAGAAATGCTTTTTGTCTTAAATGGCGAGGGTTATAGGGAAACAGGCAGGTTTGCGAGCGAAGACTTCTTTCAAATTTTTGATGTAGAGTTTATCGAGGGCTCCAAAGAGGGATCGCTTCGAGAGCCCACCGATATTTACATCTCCGAAAGTGTTAAAAAAAGGATTTTCGGCAATACCAATTCATTATCAAAAACTATAGAAGTAAGCGCATGGGGAAATTTTCGCATAGCGGGAGTCTTCAAAGATGTGCCTAACGAAAGCACTATCGACTTTGATTTCCTAATGCCATATGAGGTATGGCGCGCAAGAAATGATTGGGTCGAAGACTGGGGTAATAACGGCATAAGAGGCATAGCAAAACTCAAACCAGGAGTAGATATGGATGCCTTTAACACGAAAATCCTGGACTATGTAGACAACAAATTGCCAGATGAAGAATCAATTGTGACCATATTCGTTCAGCCCTTTAAGGACAGGTATTTATACAACAATTATGAGAATGGGGTTCTTTCGGGTGGACGAGTTGTCTATGTCAAGCTATTCACTGCTGTTGCTTTCTTTATCCTGCTGATTGCCATCATCAACTTTATGAATCTTTCTACGGCAAGATCGACCAAGCGAGCCAAAGAGGTAGGCGTTAAGAAAGTGGTGGGCTCTACAAAAACACAGTTACAGTTACAATTCATGGTGGAATCTGTGTTCTTGGCTTTGATATCGACTGCCTTATCTGGGTTATTGATTTCTGCAGTGATCCACCCCTTGAATCTTTTAGTAGGCAAAGAGATGAGCTTTTCTTTTCTTAACTGGAACCAATCTACATGGCTATTGTCTATTGGTCTCGGTGTTGGAATTTTAGCTGGCATTTACCCTTCTTTCGTTCTTTCAGGTTTCAAAGCCTTGAGCGTTTTGAAAGGATCGTTTAAAACCTCAGGCTGGTCCAATGGAATGAGAAAAGGACTAGTGGTATTTCAGTTTACCATCTCCACTATACTGATCATCTCTACCCTTATTATACGTAGTCAAATGGACTACATTAAAAATAAGAATCTGGGGTACAAGAAAGAGCACCTCTTGACGATTCCAGTAGAAGGTGCGATGCAGAGCCCATCGGTACGAGAACAACTCAGATCCAATATTTTGGCCAACACCAATTTCACTCATGCTTCTTTCTCTGTCGGTTCTCCCATCAATGTGGGTAGCTCTACATCCGGAGGTTATTCATGGGAAGGCAAAGAAGGTGATCATGACAACAACTTTCATATTATAAGAACTGATGCTGCCTTTGTGGACACCTATGGAATGGAAATCATAGCGGGAAGGGACTTTGACGTTAATCTTGCCACTGACACCATGAATGTGATCATCAACGAACAAACAGCCAAGGTCATGAATGTGGAGGACCCATTGTCTGTACCCGTAACCTTCTGGGGCCGAACAGGAAGGGTAGTGGGCATAGTGAAAGACTTCCACTTTAGTTCTTTACACGAGAGCATTGAACCCATGGTCATTTCCTACCGACCTACTTTTGCAATCTCCCTTACGGTGAGAATGACCGGCCAGGATATACCTGAGAGCCTAAAATATCTGGAAGGTTTGGTGACTGAAATCAACCCTAATCACCCATTTGATTATAGTTTTGTCGATGACGGCTATGAGCAACTTTATCAAAGCGAATCAACAATCGGTATTCTAACAGACTACTTCTCAGGTATTGCCATATTCATTTCTTTATTGGGCCTTTTTGGGCTATCAAGTTTTGCCGCGGAACAAAGAATCAAGGAAATCGGGGTAAGAAAAGTCCTGGGAGCCAATATCCTTAATCTAATTGTATTGATGTCAAAAGGGTTTTTACTGCTAGTAGGTATCGGCTTTGTTTTGGCTGCTCCAATTGGTTACAGTTTCATGAGCAATTGGCTAAATACATTCGAGTATAGTGTAAAAATAGGCGCTCCTGTGTTTGTCTTAGCTGCGGCTATATCTCTTCTGATTACCATTCTTACCGTGAGTTATCATGCGCTCAAAGCGGCTTATGCCAACCCAGTCAAGAGCCTGCGATATGAATAG
- a CDS encoding ABC transporter permease has translation MLKKLGLWIFKSYCHPDFQEDILGDLEEYHEWNTEQKGAQYADRKFFIDSILLFRLSLLKDNLITQNIIYTTMVKNNLKMAYRSMMRHKFYSLLNLVGLAISMTVCVFIGIYVQNELSFDKHIKDSERIFRIATHIKYADNLFNIPAAPDPMAKALKEDFPEIEFAARTHNNSTNLVEVDSKFFRQSGVTYADQSFFDLFDFPLLRGDKEHLLDEPNTTVLEESTAKKLFGEKDPIGQIIKYNEQFDLKVTGVIKDIPENTHFDYDMFITTLNDRSASQNIWLSNNFITYLKVAEGHTKESLEAKLPEFVERHLGPQVKQLMNVSFKDAVASGGLAIDYYLQPLENIHLHSKLDFELGETGTISQVYMFSIIGLFILLIACINFMNMSTARASVRAKEVGMRKVLGSLRKQLISQFLTESIINAGLALILAVGMVYLILPGFNQLTGKSIVDPIFGVNGLWLYLLLGTIIIGFLAGIYPAFILSSFRPIKVIKGELSSGRGSAWMRNILVVIQFATSIFLIIASIVIYSQLDYLQSKKLGFNKDQILIINETQLLGNQIETFKNELEKEAIIESVSVSGYIPGTNINSDTPLLREDATSPDDGVAIQHWSVDYDYIETYDIELTQGRFFSEEFASDSNAIVVNETALRRFGYLDEPIGKKVKTLAGIVGNRAQSFTIIGVMKDFQFKSVTEAIQPHALLLGNSVGSVSVKFNKESAMEVVSSVESIWNRFAEGRPFEYSFLDQIFESSFRNQNRDKTIFAIFAALAIIIACLGLFGLAAFITEQRKKEIGIRKVLGASTQTLLRLLFSNFTSLILISSVIAIPVVWWYLSGWLIDYPEAISLNPLFFVIGVIIVLTIAILTVGFQSFKAAKRNPIDNLRYE, from the coding sequence ATGCTAAAAAAACTCGGGCTTTGGATCTTTAAGAGCTATTGCCATCCAGACTTCCAGGAAGATATTCTTGGCGATCTGGAAGAGTACCATGAGTGGAATACCGAACAAAAGGGAGCCCAATATGCCGATCGAAAATTCTTTATTGACTCAATCCTACTGTTCAGACTCTCACTACTCAAAGACAATCTGATAACTCAAAATATAATTTATACAACCATGGTCAAAAACAATCTTAAAATGGCGTACAGAAGTATGATGCGCCATAAATTCTATTCACTGCTCAACCTTGTAGGGCTTGCCATAAGCATGACGGTTTGTGTCTTTATTGGGATTTACGTTCAAAATGAACTGAGCTTTGACAAGCACATTAAGGATTCTGAAAGGATTTTTCGAATAGCCACTCATATTAAATATGCTGACAACCTGTTTAATATTCCAGCAGCTCCAGACCCCATGGCCAAAGCACTCAAGGAAGACTTCCCTGAAATTGAGTTTGCCGCCAGAACACATAATAATTCAACAAATCTGGTCGAAGTAGATTCTAAGTTTTTTAGGCAAAGCGGGGTTACTTATGCCGATCAGTCCTTTTTTGACCTTTTTGATTTTCCTTTGCTAAGAGGAGACAAAGAGCATCTTTTGGATGAGCCCAACACTACTGTTCTTGAAGAAAGTACTGCTAAGAAGCTATTCGGAGAAAAAGACCCAATCGGTCAAATCATTAAGTATAATGAACAATTCGACCTGAAAGTAACAGGTGTAATTAAGGACATTCCTGAAAACACACATTTCGATTACGACATGTTCATAACTACCCTGAACGATCGAAGTGCCTCACAAAACATCTGGCTCAGTAACAACTTCATCACTTATTTGAAAGTTGCCGAGGGGCATACTAAGGAGTCTTTGGAGGCTAAACTTCCAGAGTTCGTTGAAAGGCATCTTGGCCCACAGGTAAAGCAGCTCATGAATGTAAGTTTTAAGGATGCTGTGGCAAGTGGTGGTTTGGCCATCGACTATTATTTACAGCCGCTGGAAAACATTCACCTCCACTCAAAACTCGACTTTGAATTGGGTGAAACAGGGACAATCAGTCAGGTCTATATGTTCAGTATAATCGGGCTATTTATATTACTGATTGCCTGCATCAATTTTATGAACATGTCTACAGCGCGGGCCTCGGTTAGAGCAAAGGAGGTTGGTATGAGAAAAGTACTTGGTTCGCTTCGCAAGCAGCTCATCAGTCAGTTCTTAACCGAGTCCATCATCAATGCAGGCTTAGCGCTAATATTGGCCGTGGGTATGGTTTACCTTATTCTACCAGGGTTTAACCAACTCACAGGGAAATCTATTGTTGATCCAATTTTTGGGGTCAATGGGCTTTGGCTATACCTTCTGCTGGGCACAATTATAATAGGGTTTCTGGCTGGTATTTACCCTGCGTTTATTCTCTCCAGCTTTAGACCCATTAAGGTTATCAAAGGAGAACTATCAAGTGGGAGAGGTTCTGCCTGGATGAGGAATATTCTCGTAGTTATCCAATTTGCTACCTCGATATTCTTGATCATTGCATCAATAGTCATATACAGTCAACTTGACTATTTGCAATCAAAAAAGCTCGGCTTCAATAAGGATCAAATTCTTATCATTAACGAAACCCAATTATTGGGAAATCAGATCGAAACATTCAAGAATGAATTGGAGAAGGAAGCCATTATTGAAAGTGTTTCTGTCAGTGGCTATATACCTGGCACTAATATCAATAGTGATACCCCCTTATTAAGAGAGGATGCAACATCGCCTGATGATGGTGTGGCTATTCAACATTGGTCAGTTGACTATGACTACATTGAAACATACGACATTGAATTGACTCAGGGACGCTTCTTTTCCGAAGAGTTTGCAAGTGATAGTAATGCGATAGTCGTTAATGAAACTGCCTTACGCAGATTTGGGTATTTAGATGAACCTATTGGCAAAAAAGTCAAAACATTGGCAGGAATTGTCGGGAACAGGGCACAGTCTTTCACCATTATTGGAGTCATGAAGGACTTTCAATTTAAATCTGTAACTGAAGCCATTCAACCTCATGCCCTACTCTTAGGAAATAGCGTTGGCTCTGTGAGTGTAAAATTCAATAAAGAATCGGCCATGGAGGTGGTTAGTAGTGTTGAAAGCATCTGGAACCGATTTGCGGAAGGGCGACCATTTGAATACTCTTTCCTTGATCAAATTTTTGAATCTTCGTTTCGCAATCAGAATCGAGATAAGACCATCTTCGCAATTTTCGCGGCACTTGCCATTATCATAGCCTGTCTGGGTCTATTTGGTTTGGCTGCCTTTATAACGGAGCAGCGTAAAAAGGAGATCGGCATAAGGAAAGTCCTTGGGGCCTCCACACAGACGCTACTCAGACTGCTTTTTAGCAATTTTACAAGCTTGATACTTATCTCCTCTGTAATCGCTATACCAGTAGTTTGGTGGTATCTCAGTGGCTGGCTGATCGACTATCCAGAGGCAATCTCATTGAACCCACTGTTCTTTGTCATTGGTGTAATCATTGTTCTGACCATCGCCATACTTACGGTTGGCTTTCAGTCTTTTAAGGCTGCCAAAAGGAACCCTATCGATAATCTCAGATATGAGTAA
- a CDS encoding PadR family transcriptional regulator — MKKYQLGEFEELVLLTVGVLYGEAYGVAIKEEIEQRHKRKVSVGALQSALRRMEDKGFLISELGESTKARGGKRKRYFKITAHGKNALDYNIQTRLELWNQIPDIAFDFKLC; from the coding sequence ATGAAAAAATATCAGTTAGGAGAGTTCGAGGAGCTCGTCTTGCTTACAGTCGGAGTACTCTATGGCGAGGCTTATGGTGTAGCCATTAAAGAGGAAATAGAGCAACGCCATAAACGAAAGGTTTCTGTTGGAGCACTTCAATCGGCTCTCAGGCGTATGGAAGACAAAGGGTTTCTTATCTCTGAACTAGGTGAATCTACAAAGGCCAGAGGAGGAAAGAGAAAGCGATACTTCAAAATTACCGCCCACGGCAAAAACGCGCTTGACTATAATATTCAGACGCGACTTGAACTCTGGAATCAGATACCGGATATCGCATTTGATTTCAAGTTATGCTAA